In one Cloacibacillus porcorum genomic region, the following are encoded:
- the alr gene encoding alanine racemase has translation MKRHERVCASIDLDAIMENLNSIGGNLTEGVKIIAIVKADAYGHGAVPISQAIERESRIWGFAVSTTEEAVELREGGITKPVLILGHTFPEDYETLVERDIRPTVFGLAAARELSGAAARAGRILPAHLAVDTGMSRIGLRGPHESLAEIIAISELPNLRLEGIFTHFARADESEPSFTARQLDIFHTFLRLVDGAGISIPMRHCNNSAGSLWHRDGDMEAVRPGIALYGVYPSDETLNTGVRLRPAMEIKSHISHVKDVEAGVPVSYGGTYVTTRDSTRIATIPVGYADGYPRSLSNRGSVLIGGRRARIIGRICMDQFMADVTDIPGVCQGDEVTLLGRDGGECIPVEELSELSGRFPYEFLCCVGKRVPRVYRRSNQGEEL, from the coding sequence ATGAAAAGACATGAGAGGGTCTGCGCGTCCATCGATCTGGACGCCATTATGGAGAACCTTAACAGTATCGGCGGCAATCTCACGGAGGGCGTAAAGATTATCGCCATCGTGAAGGCCGACGCCTACGGGCACGGGGCCGTGCCGATATCACAGGCCATCGAGCGTGAGAGCCGCATCTGGGGATTCGCCGTCTCCACCACGGAGGAGGCGGTGGAGCTGCGGGAGGGCGGAATCACGAAACCGGTGCTGATACTGGGACATACTTTTCCCGAAGATTACGAAACGCTGGTGGAGAGGGATATCCGGCCGACGGTCTTCGGCCTCGCGGCGGCGCGCGAGCTGTCGGGCGCGGCGGCGAGGGCGGGGCGTATCCTGCCGGCGCATCTGGCGGTAGACACGGGGATGTCGCGGATCGGCCTCCGCGGGCCGCACGAAAGCCTCGCGGAGATCATCGCGATCAGCGAGCTGCCAAACCTGCGGCTTGAGGGTATTTTCACGCATTTCGCGCGCGCCGACGAGAGCGAGCCCTCTTTCACCGCCCGCCAGCTGGATATTTTTCATACTTTCCTGCGCCTCGTGGACGGCGCGGGGATCAGTATACCGATGCGCCACTGCAACAACAGCGCCGGGTCGCTGTGGCACCGCGACGGCGATATGGAGGCCGTGCGGCCTGGCATCGCCCTTTACGGCGTCTATCCCTCGGATGAAACGCTGAATACCGGCGTGCGGCTGAGACCGGCGATGGAGATAAAGAGCCACATCTCCCACGTAAAGGATGTGGAGGCCGGAGTGCCGGTGAGTTACGGCGGAACTTACGTCACCACGCGGGACAGCACCCGCATCGCGACGATACCGGTCGGCTACGCCGACGGCTACCCGCGCAGCCTCTCAAACAGGGGCAGCGTGCTGATAGGCGGACGGCGGGCCAGGATTATCGGACGCATCTGCATGGACCAGTTCATGGCCGACGTCACGGATATCCCCGGCGTCTGTCAGGGCGACGAGGTGACGCTGCTGGGAAGGGACGGCGGCGAATGTATCCCCGTCGAGGAGCTCTCGGAGCTTTCGGGGCGCTTCCCCTACGAATTTTTATGCTGCGTCGGCAAACGCGTCCCCCGGGTCTACCGGCGTTCAAATCAAGGAGAGGAGCTATAG
- a CDS encoding 2-oxoacid:acceptor oxidoreductase family protein, with translation MQKTVEVRWHGRGGQGAKSASAILAEVLFEEGKHVQAFPEYGAERQGAPIRAYNRVSDSPIRRRCGVQNPNIVVVVDPTMVESANPTEGSTEDAVYLVNSAEDAKVLRGRLGVTSKARVLVVDATKITLEELGQNRPNAPLLGALSHVFTDVPVESFVNHFTSKMTKLPKPVLEANRRAILRGRTEAVFA, from the coding sequence ATGCAGAAGACAGTAGAGGTAAGATGGCACGGACGCGGCGGACAGGGAGCGAAGAGCGCTTCGGCGATACTCGCGGAGGTACTTTTTGAAGAGGGCAAGCACGTTCAGGCCTTCCCTGAATACGGCGCAGAGCGTCAGGGCGCGCCAATCCGCGCCTATAACAGGGTTTCCGACTCTCCGATACGCCGCCGTTGCGGCGTGCAGAATCCCAATATAGTGGTCGTCGTCGATCCGACGATGGTCGAGAGCGCCAATCCCACCGAGGGCTCGACAGAGGACGCCGTCTATCTCGTGAACAGCGCCGAGGACGCGAAGGTCCTCCGCGGCCGTCTCGGCGTGACCTCCAAGGCCCGCGTGCTCGTCGTCGACGCGACGAAGATCACGCTTGAGGAGCTCGGGCAGAACCGCCCCAACGCGCCGCTGCTCGGCGCTCTCTCGCACGTCTTCACCGACGTCCCCGTGGAGTCTTTCGTAAATCATTTCACCAGTAAGATGACGAAGCTGCCGAAGCCGGTGCTGGAGGCCAACCGCCGCGCGATACTCCGCGGCCGCACGGAGGCGGTGTTCGCATGA
- a CDS encoding 4Fe-4S binding protein — protein MSKPQCWQEVPLGTVAFGASALKVQTGLWRSMRPIIDADKCVSCLKCWIQCPDDSVELNADNRVCGINLFFCKGCGLCEKLCPTKAITMRSEASFAGEAIPSGENPGEVGAHVK, from the coding sequence ATGAGCAAGCCGCAATGCTGGCAGGAGGTCCCGCTTGGCACGGTAGCCTTCGGAGCCTCCGCCCTTAAGGTGCAGACGGGGCTATGGCGTTCCATGCGCCCCATCATCGACGCCGATAAGTGCGTATCCTGCCTCAAATGCTGGATACAGTGCCCGGACGATTCGGTGGAGCTTAACGCTGACAACCGCGTATGCGGGATAAATTTATTTTTCTGCAAGGGCTGCGGCCTCTGCGAGAAGCTCTGCCCCACCAAGGCGATCACGATGCGTTCCGAGGCCTCGTTTGCCGGAGAGGCGATCCCCTCGGGAGAGAACCCGGGAGAGGTGGGCGCCCATGTCAAGTAA
- a CDS encoding MGMT family protein: MDSFFDRVYRLVKKIPRGKVASYGQIAWMLDSPRAARQVGWAMRRSPKGLPWQRVVRADGSIAVGVDGGVCRALLEAEGVLFLPDGRVDMRACRWNGKG, encoded by the coding sequence TTGGATTCTTTTTTTGACCGGGTCTATAGGCTGGTAAAAAAGATACCCCGCGGCAAGGTCGCCTCTTACGGGCAGATCGCCTGGATGCTCGACAGCCCGCGCGCCGCGCGGCAGGTCGGCTGGGCGATGCGCCGCTCTCCGAAGGGGCTGCCGTGGCAGCGCGTAGTCAGGGCGGACGGTTCCATCGCCGTCGGTGTGGACGGCGGCGTCTGCCGTGCGCTGCTTGAGGCGGAGGGCGTCTTGTTCCTGCCCGACGGGCGCGTCGATATGCGCGCCTGCCGCTGGAACGGCAAAGGCTGA
- a CDS encoding Synerg-CTERM sorting domain-containing protein — MKKGCVRSLKFSGKYGIFALFFALCALAGTAFATTGTVVNESIVWNDNGTEAVLSGDHTWDTSDAAKSPVKIDLKGYKLTFGSGSEVISGDGVTVTSTSGDANIGDKANAKIYGAKLIENFKIADPTYLWAIGAKKEAVASASTDLTVKNVKMDDPTGKDWRDKQFKIVGGVLVWNTTAVDLSSATVAVEDSIVGHSVYGGSVILTGTTGVSVDKTLVNINSGAKVVRSVYGGGESRKADTISTVGQSHIIVNKGASIPGTYSIKGNGEDDKLTEKGYVYGGGNAEGGISHVKNAIIEIKGGTVAHVRGGGRIETAASVSSVDVAEIRLIGEEGLKAVSDVKAGGEAATGEATPVGSATIELYDIPKTPVMAGVTIDGSGTEKGTTLKFTRVKADLSALTISSMDILVVDSGSKVTINDLGGAKTIKVTGDFNKMPATNILTIKNAAIAAKVDVIIAADNWKEYKWDNGSLMVMGRDSGVAEPVKPQLPKDTPAEVKPVEAKIYAVAPDATPAEKNNVIRDTSEKLEGISSGDLVVDASGAITVKAETVRNAASSLVAYNETITKVGPLPVFSAEVAKAQTAAVAYKIKGKDLYATDPSKINVIKYLGSGEAARFVYAAAAADFADESYTVMLQGTSTIADSIAADTEYDLVLFIKDGGRFDLDKADAFVADPPAVVQTEKKASGGSSSGCNGGFGALLLLGAAMLPLVYRKKR; from the coding sequence TTGAAGAAAGGGTGCGTGAGAAGTTTGAAATTCTCAGGGAAATATGGAATATTTGCGCTGTTTTTTGCTTTATGCGCGTTGGCAGGCACGGCGTTTGCCACTACGGGGACAGTAGTAAACGAGAGCATCGTATGGAATGATAATGGCACAGAGGCGGTGCTTTCCGGCGATCATACGTGGGATACAAGTGACGCGGCAAAATCGCCTGTGAAGATAGACCTTAAGGGATATAAGCTTACTTTCGGTTCTGGTTCTGAAGTGATAAGTGGAGATGGCGTCACGGTAACCAGCACGAGCGGCGACGCTAATATAGGTGACAAGGCGAATGCTAAGATTTATGGTGCCAAACTTATTGAGAACTTTAAGATAGCCGATCCTACTTATCTGTGGGCGATCGGCGCCAAAAAAGAGGCTGTTGCGAGTGCCTCCACAGACCTCACCGTAAAGAATGTTAAAATGGATGATCCCACAGGAAAAGACTGGAGAGACAAACAGTTTAAAATAGTGGGCGGCGTATTGGTATGGAATACCACCGCAGTAGATCTGTCGTCGGCGACAGTCGCCGTTGAGGACTCCATCGTAGGCCACAGCGTATACGGCGGCTCAGTGATCCTCACTGGCACTACCGGCGTCAGCGTAGACAAGACGCTGGTGAATATAAACAGCGGCGCGAAGGTCGTGCGTTCCGTCTATGGCGGCGGCGAGTCGAGGAAGGCGGACACAATTTCCACCGTAGGGCAGTCGCACATTATCGTGAACAAAGGCGCCTCGATACCGGGAACCTATTCAATAAAAGGTAACGGAGAAGACGACAAGCTGACGGAAAAGGGCTATGTCTACGGCGGCGGAAACGCTGAGGGCGGTATCAGCCATGTTAAGAATGCTATCATCGAGATAAAGGGCGGAACGGTAGCCCATGTGCGCGGCGGCGGCCGTATTGAGACAGCGGCCTCCGTCAGCAGCGTAGATGTCGCGGAGATAAGGCTGATCGGAGAAGAAGGTCTCAAAGCCGTCTCAGACGTCAAGGCCGGCGGCGAGGCGGCAACGGGAGAGGCTACACCCGTAGGCTCAGCCACAATAGAGCTGTACGACATCCCGAAGACGCCGGTGATGGCGGGAGTGACGATCGACGGCTCCGGAACAGAGAAGGGCACGACCCTCAAGTTTACAAGAGTAAAGGCCGACCTCTCGGCTCTTACGATCTCCTCCATGGATATCCTTGTCGTGGACAGTGGGAGCAAAGTGACGATAAATGACCTCGGCGGCGCGAAAACAATAAAGGTTACCGGCGATTTCAACAAGATGCCCGCCACCAATATCTTGACCATCAAGAATGCCGCGATAGCAGCGAAGGTAGATGTTATCATCGCAGCCGACAATTGGAAGGAGTATAAATGGGACAACGGAAGCCTTATGGTCATGGGCAGAGATTCCGGTGTGGCGGAACCTGTCAAACCGCAGCTTCCGAAAGATACCCCCGCCGAAGTGAAACCCGTAGAGGCTAAGATCTATGCTGTGGCGCCGGATGCCACGCCCGCTGAAAAGAATAATGTGATCCGCGATACGTCGGAGAAGCTGGAGGGTATCAGCTCAGGAGACCTCGTTGTGGACGCCAGCGGAGCCATCACCGTGAAGGCGGAGACGGTGCGTAACGCGGCATCCTCTCTCGTGGCATACAACGAAACGATAACCAAAGTCGGACCTCTTCCCGTGTTCAGCGCGGAAGTGGCAAAGGCGCAGACGGCGGCGGTAGCCTACAAGATAAAGGGCAAAGACCTCTACGCCACCGATCCCTCGAAGATTAATGTGATCAAATACCTCGGCAGCGGCGAAGCCGCACGTTTTGTCTACGCCGCCGCGGCGGCAGACTTTGCCGATGAGAGCTACACAGTCATGCTGCAGGGTACAAGTACCATAGCGGATAGCATAGCCGCCGATACGGAGTATGACCTTGTGCTGTTCATTAAAGACGGCGGACGCTTTGACCTTGACAAGGCTGACGCATTTGTGGCCGACCCGCCGGCAGTCGTCCAGACGGAGAAGAAGGCCTCTGGCGGTTCGAGCAGCGGATGCAACGGCGGATTTGGCGCGCTTCTGCTCCTGGGCGCCGCGATGCTGCCGCTCGTCTATCGGAAAAAGAGGTAA